From a single Arachis hypogaea cultivar Tifrunner chromosome 3, arahy.Tifrunner.gnm2.J5K5, whole genome shotgun sequence genomic region:
- the LOC112790616 gene encoding uncharacterized protein isoform X3, translated as MSSSLSQSSFYIKRMNLTAVKDADEVMERHVEDSLAILLPLRDCYRTRYGDTPSHEKLSLVDIGTGAGLPRVVLAIACPEWEVTLIESMNKRCVFLEHVVGIIGSSNIQIVRGRTESATKKIEILQKKLNEAQMTIQMKRKEAKDQIERHTKAEWAICLCNSRMDGTRKIDILSIKSCFSYC; from the exons ATGTCCTCATCGTTGTCGCAATCAAGCTTCTACATCAAA CGCATGAATCTCACCGCAGTCAAAGACGCCGACGAAGTCATGGAGAGGCACGTCGAGGACTCGCTCGCGATCCTCCTTCCTCTTAGGGATTGCTACCGCACGCGCTACGGCGACACTCCGTCACATGAGAAGCTTAGCCTCGTAGACATTGGAACAGGTGCTGGTCTTCCCAGAGTTGTTTTGGCCATAGCTTGTCCAG AATGGGAAGTTACGCTGATAGAGTCCATGAACAAGAGATGCGTATTTTTGGAGCATGTTGTTGGAATCATCGGTTCATCAAATATCCAGATAGTAAGAGGAAGAACAGAG AGTGctacaaaaaaaattgagatcctacaaaagaaattgaatgaagctcaaatgACCATCCAAATGAAGAGGAAAGAAGCCAAGGATCAAATAGAGAGGCACACAAAAGCAGAATGGGCAATATGTTTATGCAATAGTAGG ATGGATGGTACCAGAAAGATAGATATTTTGTCCATCAAGTCATGTTTCTCTTACTGTTAA
- the LOC112790616 gene encoding uncharacterized protein isoform X2, with translation MSSSLSQSSFYIKRMNLTAVKDADEVMERHVEDSLAILLPLRDCYRTRYGDTPSHEKLSLVDIGTGAGLPRVVLAIACPEWEVTLIESMNKRCVFLEHVVGIIGSSNIQIVRGRTEVEKKIDLVYDRRRLCLITLLPTQSATKKIEILQKKLNEAQMTIQMKRKEAKDQIERHTKAEWAICLCNSRMDGTRKIDILSIKSCFSYC, from the exons ATGTCCTCATCGTTGTCGCAATCAAGCTTCTACATCAAA CGCATGAATCTCACCGCAGTCAAAGACGCCGACGAAGTCATGGAGAGGCACGTCGAGGACTCGCTCGCGATCCTCCTTCCTCTTAGGGATTGCTACCGCACGCGCTACGGCGACACTCCGTCACATGAGAAGCTTAGCCTCGTAGACATTGGAACAGGTGCTGGTCTTCCCAGAGTTGTTTTGGCCATAGCTTGTCCAG AATGGGAAGTTACGCTGATAGAGTCCATGAACAAGAGATGCGTATTTTTGGAGCATGTTGTTGGAATCATCGGTTCATCAAATATCCAGATAGTAAGAGGAAGAACAGAG GTTGAAAAGAAGATTGATTTGGTTTATGATAGAAGAAGATTATGCCTAATAACGTTGCTACCCACTCAGAGTGctacaaaaaaaattgagatcctacaaaagaaattgaatgaagctcaaatgACCATCCAAATGAAGAGGAAAGAAGCCAAGGATCAAATAGAGAGGCACACAAAAGCAGAATGGGCAATATGTTTATGCAATAGTAGG ATGGATGGTACCAGAAAGATAGATATTTTGTCCATCAAGTCATGTTTCTCTTACTGTTAA
- the LOC112790616 gene encoding uncharacterized protein isoform X1, translating into MSSSLSQSSFYIKRMNLTAVKDADEVMERHVEDSLAILLPLRDCYRTRYGDTPSHEKLSLVDIGTGAGLPRVVLAIACPEWEVTLIESMNKRCVFLEHVVGIIGSSNIQIVRGRTEVEKKIDLVYDRRRLCLITLLPTQSATKKIEILQKKLNEAQMTIQMKRKEAKDQIERHTKAEWAICLCNSRVMLIFQSIMMPYILFIYLFGLNSTLICFWYINIDMFILLLINNSLKIKPTKVNFYSY; encoded by the exons ATGTCCTCATCGTTGTCGCAATCAAGCTTCTACATCAAA CGCATGAATCTCACCGCAGTCAAAGACGCCGACGAAGTCATGGAGAGGCACGTCGAGGACTCGCTCGCGATCCTCCTTCCTCTTAGGGATTGCTACCGCACGCGCTACGGCGACACTCCGTCACATGAGAAGCTTAGCCTCGTAGACATTGGAACAGGTGCTGGTCTTCCCAGAGTTGTTTTGGCCATAGCTTGTCCAG AATGGGAAGTTACGCTGATAGAGTCCATGAACAAGAGATGCGTATTTTTGGAGCATGTTGTTGGAATCATCGGTTCATCAAATATCCAGATAGTAAGAGGAAGAACAGAG GTTGAAAAGAAGATTGATTTGGTTTATGATAGAAGAAGATTATGCCTAATAACGTTGCTACCCACTCAGAGTGctacaaaaaaaattgagatcctacaaaagaaattgaatgaagctcaaatgACCATCCAAATGAAGAGGAAAGAAGCCAAGGATCAAATAGAGAGGCACACAAAAGCAGAATGGGCAATATGTTTATGCAATAGTAGGGTAATGCTAATATTCCAAAGCATTATGATGCcatatattctttttatttatttatttgggttAAACTCAACTTTAATTTGCTTTTGGTATATAAATATAGATATGTTCATCTTATTACTTATTAATAACTCCTTAAAAATAAAACCTACAAAAGTAAATTTTTACTCTTACTAA